In Mustela lutreola isolate mMusLut2 chromosome 4, mMusLut2.pri, whole genome shotgun sequence, the genomic stretch CAGATTTCACTCTTTGCTCATTTCCGTTTTGTACTCAGAgctctcgttttttttttttttttttttttttttttttttcaagtcagttcaggggattttctttttctttttcagttaaggttctctttccttttggccCTTCCACAATACCCTccctcaccacccccctccccccagctagAATCCTCACTTCTAGCCAGATTGTTCTCCCTGCAGTCACCCTACATGTCCTGGTCCTCTTTGGCCATCCTGGCCCCCAGAGGGCTCTCCTTTCTCTCAAGTTCTGATGGACACATAGCAAAAGCGTAAAATGTTCATACGACCCCTCTTCTACTTAGCCAACGTGGTATGGTtatgaaagacccctctccccttgctaaaggcttaaGTAACCTATTAttcccatagccggatggcaacacatatCCTGCACAAACAGgatgtctgtgatcacccggtctgtcaaaagaaaagacaaatgagaagtAGAGTGTaactgggactttccagagtgctgaccCAAGGAATCACCAGAACGCCCTCACCCCAACGCCCAATCATGCTTGATTCTAATTAATCAATCAGACTCCTGTAACCATGCATACCTGCTTCTGTAAGACCGCTTCCCGCCGCCCCAacccttgccctatataatctgttCCCCAACCTAGCCCGGTGCGCTCagtccacaaaggctgatgcgttcgcaggcgcctgtgtaaccaataaacctcttgcaacttgcatccagtggaggcttggtgtctgcttcttgggtgcggatcGAGGGTCTTTCAGTTACTGGTCTTTTTACCTTTATGTCCTTCTTTCCAATAGGTTATTAAAGAGGCCaagtatataatctttttttaaaagattttacttatttatttgatagcaagtacaagcagggggagcagagggagaagcaagctccctgctgagcaaggagccctgagatcataacctaagagaaggcagacgcttaactgactgagccacccaggtgctccattttatcttttaattgttCCCCTCTTCTTCTTCACCCCACCTGAGATACCATACAAGTCTGAAGTGGTGCTCTTCAATTTAGCCATTTTAACCACTGTTTCTTTAATCACCATTACTTTTGGCACCAGCCATTACATCTTCACACCTGCGCCCAGATTGTTCTATCAGAAGAATGTTTTAAGGGTGGGGTATGAGGTGAACTTAGTTTAAAGGTTTATTGAGTGTTGACTCCTTTTTGGAGAGAGCCTGTTTTCCTGATTTCTATTTTAGAGACTTCAGAGAGATAGCTTTCATGGCATCAGTCAGCACCAGGGGGCAGGAGAGAAAGCAGCATGCATGGAAACAAGCACAAACTCAAACAGACGGTGTGAGTAAGTGGCTTAAGTATACGAAACCCTCCAACACAACTCTTGGTACCTAGTAGGAAGGCAATATATGTTAGTTGAatcttaaagtttctttttttttccttttaaagattttatttatttgtcagagagagagagagtgcacacaagcaggggagcagcaggcagagggagtagcagtctccccaccgagcaaggagtctgatatggggcttgatcccaggatcctgggatcctgacctgggctggacacagacgcttaactgactgagtcacccaggtgtcctgaatcTGAAcgttttaaaatcctttaaaatgatttctctgtaaaGAAAAGGAATGGTCTTGGGTGTCCTAACCCAGGCCCCAGGGGGACAGCTCAACAGACAGTAGGAAGCTGTAAAACTAACTCTGGGACAGGATCTTACTGTCTATTCCCCTCATAATATCCAAGGCCCCCATCACCTGATAGCAGTCAGCGACTCACGGGCCGCCACCTGGCAGTATCAGGCACTTTTCCTGGAAGGCCCAGTCATGCAAATAAAAAAACCTGCTCTACTTTAAATCCCGCCACCTTCCTTCTGAAGAAGGCACAGGGCCAGAGCATGACTGTCAGCAAATCACAACCCAAACCTACGCTGCCCCGGGGGATCCAGATCAGACTTTATTTTCTGATGGGAGCTCGTTTGTTGAACAGGGCACTGGAAAGGCTGGATATGCCATGGTCTCTTTATATTGAAACAACAGAGAGTAACCCTTACCCACTTGGGCTAAGTGCCCAGCTGGCCGAGCTGAGGGCCTTCACCCGAGCTTTAGAGCTCATTATAAGGGCAAGAGTCAAAATacatactgactccaaatatgccttcctggtttTAAGTGCCCATGGTACAATATACAAAGCGACATTTTCTAACTGCTTCAGGTTCTCCAATCAAGTATAAATCACGCGGCATCTACATGCCATATCAACCCTCAGAAGTAGCAGTTATACCTTGCAAGGGGCACCAAAAAGGAACGATGAAGTATCCGAAGGGAACAGACTCGCCGATTCTGCAGCAAAATCAGCTGCCAGGTCAACTACCCTTATGGTTGTCCCCCTAGTCTGGGATGGCTCCATAACCCAGGAAAGACCCTGCTATTCAGTTGAGGAAAGACAATGCACAAGAGATGAGGGATATACTAGTCTTGAAGGGCCTTTTGCCTGCCCTCTCCTCACAGTATGTGGAGAGTTCACTAAAACATCCTCTGTCTCTCGCTGAATTCCTGGCTGCACTCGGTCTTGCACTGTGCTTTGGGTCTTGCCTCCTAAATAACCTAACCTACTTGATACCTTCCAGAATAAAGGTCATCAAACTCCAAATCGTGGTGGTTCCAATGGCGCCTCACATGAAAGTCAAACCAGACATCCACAGGGGACTCCTTGATAGATCAGCATGAGAGGAACCCTGACCGCTGCCCCATTCAACACCCTTGACCAGAAGGAAGTAGCTATGATCGGTAGTCACCCCCTTTCCCCTAAGAGCAACTATGGTGACttcttggggggtgggtgggagtgaTGGAGGTTAGCTGGAAGGCAAGAAGGGAGGGACAGGACCTGCCCCTGGTAGCGGGTGgtaagaggaaaccacccttaagAGGATTTTACACCACCCGGGAAGGAgcccaccaccctttcccttaCGATCTACAGGTGACAAAAATGTGATTGGACACAATCACAGACCCTTCGGGTCTGCTTCCTTTTGAGGAGCTTTGTACCATCACTTTGCAATTGCACAGTGAaacttgctttgctgcccaccaaaagaaaaaacaaaaacggggtggggggagatttCTTAGTTACAGAAGGCGTCCCTGTTAttcatagaaaaatttaaaaaatacaaagaagtaaaatGGCCAAGAAATTCTCAGTTACTCTTAATCTTACCATCTAAAAATAGGCACTATTAACATTTttggagaatatattttattttccatgcaGGCACGTTTTTCCTCTAAAAAGGGATGACAGTATAGTCTATTTTATGTTTCTCCAGAACATAACTGGTAATACCCACTTTTTTAGTTCAACATGTGATCATGAGTAGTAGAGTCAAAAACTCCACCCAGTGTTCTAGTTTTGGCTCTGATCTAACCAGTCCCGGGCAAGAGGTTAGCTTCTCTGAGTTTTAGTTCTTAATCTGTGAAAAAAAGACTTTGAAACCAGTGATACCTAAGGCACCCTTCACCCCTATCATTCCAATTGATGATGGGTAATTAAAGGAAGACAGTATGGTACAATGGCTATTGCTCTGGCATTAGCCAGGTTTTAATCCCAGCTCTAATAATGAGATCCTGAGCAGATTTCTTGAcctctcagtgcctcagtttccttatctctaaaatgggattaataataGTAAGCACCACCTAGGgttgtttgaaaaacaaatagGTAAGACACATACAACACTTAGAACAGTTTTTGGCACATAGGAAAGGCCCAATAAGCAGTAGCTATTTATCAGTAAACTAGCTCAGGCACTGGCCACCTGTGGCAATGGAACAGTAACTAAAACTGAGGGATAGGTTACTGATTTGAGAACTATCAGGGATTGAATACATGCACTGGACACTGTGCTGTTTTCACTTCAGCAATTTTTATGTAATCCTCAGAACAATTCTACTTTCTCCACTTTGTGAGGAAGTCAAGGCTAGAACTTGGCTAGATTCATGCATCTTTGTGTTAAACCCAGACACTATGTCACTTTGTTAGCTTTGACTGTGCTGAGGGGCTAGAAGGTCTACTACTAGTTGATGGTGTTCTCCAAAAATCAAACCCAAGCACTGAGTACCTTCCCTGGTGATACTCAGCATGGGTCTTTCTCTTTAGTAACGCCAAAAATTCCAGCGTttgacagaatttaaaaaaacacggattttttttttcatgttttacattGTAccttttgtacattttattttttacttttatttttttttaaagattttatttatttatttgacagagacagagatcacaagtgggcagaggcaggcagaagaggaaggaaaacaggccccctgccgagcagagagacagatgtggggctcgatcccaggaccctgagatcatgacctgggccaaaggcagaggctttaacccactgaaccaccaaggcgccccccTTTAGTACATTTTAATTGACTAGTAGATCTCGAAGTTAATAGAGGACAGCTAGGACGtgggttttagaaaaataatttatactcAACTTAGGAATTTAATTTTATGGTTGTAACTGATGGTCTAAAAACTCCCCAAACTAAACAAAGTAATGGAACCTCAGCAAAAGTAACTGGCTTGGGAGAGAGTCATGAAATTTACAGGgagatattttaacattttggttTCCACCGCACTGCCAAAGGACGTCAGAACGGAGTTGAGGGATTTGGACTGACCACTGGCTCTGTGGCTGACCATCCACGTGAGCAAAAAAGGCCATTTGGTTTCTGGCTTTACTTTTCTCTTccaaagagagaaactgaagaataGATCGAAACACAAAGTGCCTTGTAATTAAATGCGACGTCCTGTTTGAAggggaaataaagaaatttattaaCATTTGTTAGAGAACTTGGTAATTCTTAGCAGTTTTCATCCACTGTGATGAATTTTGATTCAGCCTAATTAAAAAACACGCAGCCAACCTCTGATTGCTCCAGGTTAAGGCGAGGTTTAAAAGATAAGCAAATGCACCAAACAGTGAACaatataaacattttgaataaaCCTTTGAAAGGACCCACAACTCTTCTGCGCTTAGGTTTAACTGTTTACCGACGCCTCACGACGCAAAAGGCATTTCCTTCCCTGCAGCCTCACTGAGCTGGCGCGCAGCCCGGACGAGATTTGCGGCTCTCTCCTGGCCTGCACCCGCTCTGTGCTTCGCGATGCGCCCTCCACGCCCCCTCGCCCAGGGTTCGCGTTACGGAGCTCGGTCCAGCTGCTGGCAGAGTCCCCAGCACTCCCCGGAGCGCCACGGCTGTCACGTTCCCTGGGCGAGGGCTCGCGCCCTAGTCGGGCGCTGGTTGGTCGTGCCGCGGGGCCAGCCGCCCGGTGATTGGTCCGAGGGACTGGTTAACGTGTTCCGGAGCCCATAAGCGGCCTCTCCCGCGCCGCACCCGCAATCCGCCGGAGCTTCAGACGAACCCTGAcggaggggagctgggtgcgaACTCACGCAGACCATCGAGAGCCGGCACTCGCGGTCCgccgccgcctctctgcctaatgAGCTGCACCAGGTAGGTTCACCGCAGACTCCCAGGCTCAGAATAGAGGGGAGCGCACAGCTATAGGGAGTTTGGGCGGCGTGGTCCTTAGGGCATCACCACAGATGGAGACGCCGGAGGACTGCTAGCTGGCTGACTGCAGAGTTGAATCTGGCCCTAGGGAAGACTCGGATTGTGGAGATTGCTCAGAAGTTCTTAGCCAAAGCTTATTTTGGTGATTAGCATCCCAAACCAGCAACTTTTTAACGGGAGTCAGCTTTAGTTCTAACTGCCTCTTGGATTCCGACCGTTCTCTCTCGATCCAGCACAAATGTCCTAAGAACTGGGGCAGCTTTGGGAATCGCATCTTGATCTTCCTGGTTGGGGAGTTTGtattgtgggggggtggggtggggggggacgaCTGCAGTACGGTGTTCTTGGCATTTTTTCGCCCTTCTGCACCTTTTGGGTCATGGTTTGCTGTAGTAAACAATGGGGAACCGCGGAGTGTGAGCAAATGAAGATTTTTATAAACTCTAGAACCAGGATTTGAAATTCCAGGAAAATGCCGGACCCTAAAACTGTAAgcgcaaaaaagtaaaaatgtaaaaaaaaacaaaactcaaaaccaaAAGCCTTCCATAACACTACTTGAAATAGCTTCTCCAGACGTGGCATACTTAacagaagactttaaaaaaccCTGTTAACTATTATTAGATGCACAAATACAGCTTTAGCTTTCATTTGTTCTAAGTTTGTAGGCCTCCATAAAAATACATTCTGTGCATGTTCTTAACATTATCTGTGTGTTGATGACCATTTATTATTTGCCTATGTAGTTAGAGCTGCTGTGAAGTTACTGAAGACAGATTGAGAAACGTCATGTACAGTGCACACACACAACTCCTATCTGTACAGATAGGATGGGGGAAAAATCATGAGCTTGGCAATGTGTATGGAGGGCTAAATtaggccaggaaaaaaaaagcctgatggACACTTCTGAATTTATTACTGCTGAGCATagttatgtttaaattttaaaatagctttattatcttgctATTTATAAATACCCATAGCCGAACATTAGAAAATGCCAAAAAAGtacaaagacaaaaatagatgATCAGTAATCCTACTGCCTGGAGAGATGTAACTTTTTGGTGTATTTCCCGTTAAgtatttataaattcatatagACGATATATAATAAAAAGTCCAATTTTCAGGTAATTAGCTTTTTCCATCTATGTGTATTTGTCATGAATATCTTCCATGAAATATAGATTATGTGAATTTTTTCTGTAAGTGCGTGAACTGCTGACAGGCATTTCAGTTGGTTACTGAAAAACGAGGATGAACACGATGAAGTGCAAAGCTAATCCTCTGACTTCATTTTTCCAGCCTTCTCACTCTCAAAACTGCTCCCTGAGAATTTTAttgttacattttttcttttgaagtggaTTACCTTTCCAGGGAAGTATAATCAATTTAATAGCAAAATCAGCAGAGCTGCCAGAGGGAACACAGAGTCTGGACCCATGGTCTGGAACCTCTCTGCTCATGAGAATCACCCGGAAAACCCTGGTCCCCCAAGAAGTTCTGCCTCAGTGGCTCTGAGTTCCAGGAAttgtcattaaagaaaaaaagacgcGCAACTCTCTAGGCCATGTGACTAGACAGGTTCAGAGTAGAGCAAATTGGTTCTTAGAGGTGTATTAGAGATGATCACAAACAGCCCCTTCCAGGTATTTTAAGCAGTTCATACATGGCCTTGCAGTCTGTCAAGGACATAGCCAAACATAGGATGCGAATCTGATAGtctaaaactgttttcttttactATATATGATAGCACATCCCTGATGCTTACTGTGCTGGTTACAGTTACATCAGTACAATACTAGTACATGTAAATAGTACATACATACaaagtacatacatacataacacaTATATAGTACAAAGTAGTACATACTTTGGAACTTGGGGAGGAGATTCCAGATTAGGTGATAACCGCTGCTCTTTTATATTTCAGAATGATCCAGGTTTTAGATCCGAGGCCTTTGACAAGTTCAGTCATGCCAGTGGATGTTGCCATGAGGCTCTGCTTGGCTCATTCACCACCTCTGAAGAGTTTCCTGGGCCCGTATGACCTCCAACGAAGACATTTTGTGAACAAGTTAAAGCCTCTGAAATCGTGTCTCAATATAAAGCAGGAATCCAAATCACAGAATGAGTGGAAGCATTCACATGACCAGGCCAAGAAGCGGGTTGTGTTTGCTGACTCCAAGGGGCTCGCTCTCACTACCATCCATGTCTTCTCAGACCTCCCAGAAGAACCCACGTGGGATCTCCAGTTTGATCTCTTGGACCTTAATGATATCTCCTCTGGCTTAAAACTCCATGAGGAGAAAAACTTGATTTTAGATTTCCCACAGCCTTCAACTGATTACTTAAGTTTTCGGAACCATTTTCAGAAGAATTTTGTCTGTCTGGAGAACTGCTCTTTGCAGGAGCGAACGGTGACTGGAACTGTGAAAGTGAAAAACATGAGCTTTGAGAAGAAGGTTCAGATTCGTATCACTTTTGATACCTGGAAAAGCTACACTGATGTGGACTGTGTCTACATGAAAAATGTGTATGGTGGCTCAGATAGTGACACCTTCTCATTTGCCATTGACTTACCCTCTGTCATTCCAACAGAGGAGAAAATTGAGTTCTGCATTTCTTACCATACTAATGGGCAGGTCTTCTGGGACAACAACGAGGGTCAGAATTACAGAATTGTCCATGTGCAATGGAAACCTGATGGAGTGCAGACACAGATGGCATCTCAGGACGGTGCATTCCACCAGGTCCCCCCCAAGACTGAGTCAGAGTCCCCCATTTTTGGCAGTCCAAGGCTGGCTAGTGGGCTTTTCCCAgaatggcagagctgggggagAATGGAGAACTTGGCCTCTTACCGATGATTAAGTAACTTAGTGACTGGTTTTGACCTGGTGCATTTCCCATGTAATTCTAGGTCTGTATTGCTCAATATTAGGAAGTCTGTGCTACTTGCCTTACTGGGTTTAGTTTTGAGCTTTTGAGACCTGGCTACAAAAAGACCAGCTTCTTGAGAATTTACTGTTGCAGTCTGTACGATGATACTGTTTTGCTTTGGAGGATCAGGTAACATCCTAGAACCCTGTTTCTGTTCTAAAAAGTAATACGTTCAATGCCCTTTTTCCTCCCCTCTCAATTCACAAACTTTCACGTTGGGCAAGGAAAGGTTGGAAAGGACCGTTGATGGTGA encodes the following:
- the PPP1R3C gene encoding protein phosphatase 1 regulatory subunit 3C, translating into MSCTRMIQVLDPRPLTSSVMPVDVAMRLCLAHSPPLKSFLGPYDLQRRHFVNKLKPLKSCLNIKQESKSQNEWKHSHDQAKKRVVFADSKGLALTTIHVFSDLPEEPTWDLQFDLLDLNDISSGLKLHEEKNLILDFPQPSTDYLSFRNHFQKNFVCLENCSLQERTVTGTVKVKNMSFEKKVQIRITFDTWKSYTDVDCVYMKNVYGGSDSDTFSFAIDLPSVIPTEEKIEFCISYHTNGQVFWDNNEGQNYRIVHVQWKPDGVQTQMASQDGAFHQVPPKTESESPIFGSPRLASGLFPEWQSWGRMENLASYR